Proteins found in one Paenibacillus borealis genomic segment:
- a CDS encoding amidohydrolase family protein, producing MILKQPQLQAYNGIHIAGIEGKRFDIEIQNGRFTSVAEAGSKHVETEEPQQKLWISPGIIDLHTHLAWTDFDHADQLNRDSREVEVMQAEAFAATLRTGVTTARDAGGILPSTIRHLVKYYQQPLRVQTSSEMLGAADAKGVKHLEQRLNEIYATGAGWIKIMATGGLGAPTEKVTEPNFSEEEFAFIVRHAHANHKKVLVHTWGGVTIDWSIRAGVESIEHGMFLTWDQAGRLAESGVAFVPTTSIYRIAADPKGVLALNPVICERAARAADAHATAIGYAKRAGIRLGFGTDYATPSLHGYNLQEFDTLFDYGLSRAEAWKSATQDAAEILGSGHELGRIAEGYIADAVIYAADPYQAQNAGQLRKSIISVVTGAQESDLLQIN from the coding sequence ATGATCCTCAAACAACCACAATTGCAGGCTTACAATGGCATCCATATCGCAGGTATTGAAGGGAAACGGTTCGATATAGAGATTCAGAATGGCCGGTTCACATCGGTTGCGGAAGCAGGATCTAAGCATGTTGAGACGGAAGAGCCCCAGCAGAAGCTATGGATCAGTCCGGGTATCATTGATCTGCATACGCATCTGGCCTGGACCGATTTCGATCATGCCGACCAGCTGAATCGGGACAGCCGGGAGGTTGAAGTGATGCAGGCAGAGGCCTTCGCAGCCACCTTGCGGACTGGTGTAACAACGGCGCGCGATGCCGGAGGCATTCTGCCAAGCACCATCCGGCATCTGGTGAAGTATTATCAGCAGCCGTTACGGGTGCAGACCAGCAGTGAAATGCTGGGTGCAGCGGATGCCAAGGGTGTTAAGCATCTGGAGCAGCGCCTGAATGAGATCTACGCTACCGGAGCAGGATGGATCAAAATTATGGCAACAGGCGGTCTTGGTGCACCTACCGAGAAGGTAACAGAGCCGAACTTCTCTGAGGAAGAGTTCGCCTTCATCGTCCGTCATGCGCACGCGAACCACAAGAAGGTTCTGGTACATACCTGGGGCGGCGTGACGATTGACTGGTCTATCCGGGCTGGAGTGGAATCCATAGAGCATGGGATGTTCCTTACCTGGGATCAGGCGGGCAGACTGGCCGAGTCCGGCGTAGCCTTCGTACCGACAACTTCGATCTACCGGATCGCTGCCGATCCCAAGGGGGTACTTGCACTGAATCCGGTCATCTGTGAACGGGCCGCCCGCGCTGCCGATGCTCATGCCACGGCAATTGGATATGCCAAGCGGGCAGGAATACGTCTTGGATTCGGTACGGATTATGCTACACCATCACTGCATGGTTATAACCTGCAGGAATTCGATACGCTGTTCGATTACGGCTTGAGCCGGGCAGAAGCGTGGAAGTCTGCTACGCAGGACGCAGCTGAGATCCTCGGAAGCGGACATGAGCTGGGGCGGATTGCCGAGGGCTACATTGCCGATGCGGTCATCTATGCTGCCGATCCGTATCAGGCACAGAATGCCGGGCAGCTGCGGAAGAGCATCATTTCGGTGGTTACAGGGGCGCAGGAATCGGATTTGCTCCAGATCAATTAA
- a CDS encoding Cof-type HAD-IIB family hydrolase, which yields MSQNSRKIVFIDIDGTLLTENGIVPESAQQACRQARENGHLLYLCTGRSKAEIYDSIWNIGFDGLIGAAGGYVESGNEMLYHKKVTPEDAKHLIDYFHANEVDFILESNTALYGSRNLQPHLERRIYGDLLNDPAAQERKRLTPHPYIATLTYGNEELYLDDVNKICFLESSLPFDRIQADLQGRFTALQSSIPLFGENSGELMIPGVHKASAIADVLQHLNIPREDSMALGDGLNDLEMLEYVQVGVAMGNAREQLKQIADDITDHIEEDGLYNCFLKYGLISA from the coding sequence ATGAGTCAGAACAGCAGAAAAATAGTCTTCATCGACATTGACGGAACACTTCTCACAGAGAATGGCATCGTACCGGAATCGGCGCAGCAGGCATGCAGACAGGCGCGGGAGAACGGGCATTTACTCTACCTGTGTACTGGCCGCTCGAAGGCTGAAATCTATGACTCGATCTGGAATATCGGCTTCGACGGCCTGATCGGAGCTGCAGGCGGGTATGTAGAGAGCGGCAATGAAATGCTTTATCACAAAAAGGTAACCCCGGAAGACGCCAAACATCTGATCGATTATTTCCACGCCAATGAGGTGGATTTCATTCTGGAATCCAACACCGCGCTATACGGGAGCCGCAACTTACAGCCGCATCTGGAACGCAGAATTTATGGTGATCTGCTGAATGATCCTGCAGCACAGGAGCGCAAACGGCTGACACCGCATCCATATATCGCAACACTGACGTATGGGAACGAAGAATTATATTTGGATGATGTCAACAAGATCTGCTTTCTTGAGAGCAGCCTGCCATTTGATCGGATTCAAGCGGATTTACAGGGCCGGTTCACAGCGCTCCAGAGTTCTATCCCCCTGTTTGGCGAGAATAGCGGGGAGCTGATGATTCCGGGTGTCCACAAGGCTTCGGCCATTGCCGATGTGCTGCAGCACCTGAACATTCCGCGTGAAGACAGCATGGCGCTCGGCGATGGGCTTAATGATCTGGAGATGCTGGAATATGTCCAGGTGGGGGTTGCGATGGGCAATGCCAGAGAGCAGCTCAAACAGATTGCCGATGATATCACAGACCACATTGAGGAAGACGGACTGTATAACTGCTTCCTGAAATACGGCCTGATCTCTGCTTGA
- a CDS encoding Lsa family ABC-F type ribosomal protection protein — protein sequence MSLINVSNLTFAYEGTYDNIFEHVNFQLDTDWKLGFTGRNGRGKTTFLNLLLGKYEYSGTISAQVSFEYFPFPVTDPTSQTLDVISEIDPEYVHWKLMRELNLLKVAEDVLYRPFNSLSNGEQTKVLLAALFIKENSFLLIDEPTNHLDMKARQLVSNYLSTKSGYILVSHDRAFLDNCVDHILSINKTNIEIQKGNFSSWWENKTRQDNFELAEDEKLRRDIRRLSDSSKRTGGWAHEVEKSKNGTRNSGSKLDKGYVGHKAAKMMKRSKSIQQRQQTAIDEKSKLLRNIESSDSLEISQLPYHKQQLVQLDDVSIYYREKSVCSAVSFTIEQGDRIALSGSNGSGKSSILLLICGENINYTGSLIKDSQLAISYVSQDTSHLKGSLSEYAREHGIDESLFKSILRKLDFSRIQFEKDLSTYSGGQKKKVLIARSLSEKVHLHIWDEPLNFIDVISRMQIEALLMEHTPTILFVEHDREFCANIATKNYYLD from the coding sequence ATGTCATTGATCAATGTGAGTAATCTGACGTTTGCCTATGAGGGCACTTACGATAATATTTTTGAACATGTGAATTTCCAGCTGGATACCGATTGGAAACTGGGCTTCACCGGGCGCAACGGCCGGGGCAAAACCACCTTTCTGAACCTGCTGCTTGGCAAATATGAATACAGCGGGACGATATCCGCACAAGTCAGCTTTGAATACTTCCCGTTTCCGGTTACGGACCCCACAAGTCAGACCCTGGATGTAATCAGTGAAATTGACCCGGAGTATGTACACTGGAAATTGATGCGGGAGCTGAACCTGCTGAAGGTAGCGGAGGATGTGCTGTACCGGCCTTTCAATTCATTGTCGAACGGGGAACAGACGAAGGTGCTGCTGGCGGCCCTTTTCATCAAGGAGAACAGCTTCCTGCTTATAGACGAGCCTACCAATCATCTGGATATGAAGGCCCGGCAACTGGTCAGCAACTATCTCAGCACCAAAAGCGGCTATATTCTGGTTTCGCATGACAGAGCTTTCCTGGACAACTGCGTAGACCATATCCTGTCCATCAACAAGACCAACATCGAGATCCAGAAGGGGAACTTCAGCAGCTGGTGGGAGAATAAGACGAGGCAGGATAACTTCGAGCTGGCGGAAGACGAGAAGCTGCGGCGGGACATCAGGCGTCTGTCGGATTCCTCTAAAAGAACAGGCGGCTGGGCCCATGAAGTGGAGAAATCCAAGAACGGCACCCGAAACTCCGGCTCCAAACTGGATAAAGGATACGTTGGCCACAAAGCCGCTAAAATGATGAAGCGTTCGAAATCCATCCAGCAGCGGCAGCAGACTGCCATCGACGAGAAGTCCAAGCTGCTCCGGAATATCGAAAGCTCGGACAGTCTGGAAATATCACAGCTGCCTTATCATAAGCAACAGCTGGTCCAGCTGGATGATGTTTCGATCTATTACAGGGAGAAAAGCGTTTGTTCAGCTGTGAGCTTCACGATTGAGCAGGGGGACCGGATAGCGCTCTCCGGCAGCAACGGCTCCGGTAAATCGAGTATTCTCCTACTGATCTGCGGGGAGAACATAAACTATACAGGCAGCTTGATTAAGGATAGCCAGCTTGCCATTTCTTATGTATCACAGGACACCTCGCATCTTAAGGGCAGTCTGAGCGAATATGCCAGAGAGCACGGGATTGACGAGAGCCTGTTCAAATCGATTCTGCGGAAGCTGGATTTCTCGCGGATTCAATTTGAGAAGGATCTGTCCACCTACAGCGGCGGCCAAAAGAAGAAAGTATTGATTGCCCGGAGCCTCAGCGAGAAGGTGCATCTGCATATCTGGGATGAGCCGCTTAACTTCATTGACGTGATCTCCCGGATGCAGATTGAAGCGCTGCTGATGGAACACACGCCGACGATCCTGTTTGTGGAGCACGACCGGGAATTCTGCGCGAATATTGCTACCAAAAACTATTACTTGGATTGA